The Aquila chrysaetos chrysaetos chromosome 16, bAquChr1.4, whole genome shotgun sequence genome has a segment encoding these proteins:
- the PIGV gene encoding GPI mannosyltransferase 2, with protein sequence MELVSRQDPHLREAMWFAVCCRALTLLLQALFNLLIPDHTADAFSPPRLSEPGLWDLLLEQLLGGLSHWDAEHFLFIAERGYLYEHNCAFFPLYPLSVRAVAEGALWPLQRLLRLRSRLLLSAVLLNSLFSVLAAAALYKLGCVVLQCRRVAFLAAVLFSVSPANVFMAAAYSESMFAFLAFSAMWQLEKGQSWLSGLLFSLASGVRANGLINAGFFLYSRGKCFVLQLQVGSGSVRKLPLLWKQLLSVASSAVLTCAGIFLPFALFQYYAYVRFCGPGTVLEQTVPKPLLQLARDKGYRLAAVNGVKPTWCSQRFPLVYSYIQDAYWNVGFLRYFELRQIPNFLLALPVALLGSWAAWTYMIANPRHCLTLGLERRKSEEESKPRAGFCCPAVFVYVVHATVLLAFGFFCMHVQVLTRFLGSSSPVLYWFSAHLLQEYEPLLWSEGTDNQTVAARSEKSLLGKSAGSCGRGTSENPVVRLLMNCRLITPLSKCILGFFLSYWLLGLLLHCNFLPWT encoded by the exons ATGGAGCTGGTGAGCAGGCAAGACCCCCACCTCCGAGAGGCCATGTGGTTTGCGGTATGCTGCAGAGCCCTGACACTTCTGCTGCAG gcTTTGTTTAACCTCCTGATCCCAGATCACACTGCAGACGCCTTCTCTCCCCCTCGCCTGTCCGAGCCTGGCCTGTGGGACCTGCTcttggagcagctgctgggaggcCTCTCGCACTGGGACGCAGAGCACTTCCTCTTCATCGCTGAGCGTGGTTACCTGTACGAGCACAACTGCGCCTTCTTCCCGCTGTACCCCCTGAGCGTGCGTGCCGTGGCCGAGGGTGCTCTGTGGCCCTTGCAGCGGCTGCTGCGTTTGCGGAGCCGCCTCTTGCTATCAGCTGTACTTCTcaattctctcttttctgtcctGGCAGCCGCTGCCCTGTATAAGCTGGGCTGCGTTGTGCTGCAGTGTCGCAGGGTGGCTTTCCttgctgctgttctcttttctgTCAGCCCTGCCAACGTATTTATGGCAGCTGCTTACTCAGAGAGCATGTTTGCCTTCCTGGCATTCAGTGCCATGTGGCAACTGGAGAAGGGGCAGAGCTGGCTCAGTGGACTGCTCTTCTCCCTTGCTTCTGGGGTGCGTGCCAACGGGCTTATTAATGCTGGCTTCTTTCTCTACTCCCGCGGTAAATGCTTTGTCCTCCAGCTCCAGGTGGGTTCAGGATCGGTAAGGAAGCTCCCTCTGTTGTGGAAGCAACTCCTTAGTGTGGCATCTTCAGCAGTTCTGACGTGTGCTGGGATTTTTCTaccttttgctttatttcaatATTATGCTTACGTGAGGTTCTGTGGTCCTGGCACCGTCCTGGAGCAGACTGTTCCCAAGCCGCTGCTGCAGCTGGCTCGGGACAAGGGCTATCGTCTGGCGGCTGTGAATGGGGTTAAACCCACTTGGTGCTCCCAGCGGTTCCCTCTGGTCTATTCCTATATTCAAGATGCTTACTGGAATGTGGGCTTTCTCAGGTATTTTGAGCTCAGACAGATACCAaatttcttgcttgctttgccTGTCGCGCTTCTGGGCTCGTGGGCTGCCTGGACCTACATGATTGCAAACCCCCGGCACTGCCTAACTCTTGGTctagagagaagaaagagtgaAGAAGAGAGTAAACCAAGAGCTGGATTTTGCTGCCCTGCTGTCTTTGTGTATGTCGTCCATGCCACGGTCCTGCTGGCGTTTGGATTCTTCTGCATGCACGTGCAG GTGCTGACCCGGTTCCTTGGCTCCTCCTCTCCCGTCCTGTACTGGTTCTCTGCTCACCTGCTTCAAGAATACGAACCTTTACTCTGGAGCGAAGGGACTGATAATCAAACCGTGGCAGCTCGCTCTGAGAAGTCTCTTCTAGGTAAATCTGCTGGTTCCTGCGGGAGAGGGACTTCTGAAAACCCTGTTGTGAGGCTGCTGATGAACTGTAGATTAATCACCCCCCTCAGCAAATGCATTCTTGGATTTTTCCTGTCCTACTGGCTGCTGGGACTGCTTCTGCACTGCAACTTCTTGCCGTGGACGTAG